In Paenibacillus sonchi, a single genomic region encodes these proteins:
- a CDS encoding HEAT repeat domain-containing protein, translated as MSTALLQELHQEVRRLYIAGSELAAGDFRLKRLLPQFQQLGERAAVFKRLGEGITSLVEPGAGDGAPAAVRLQELTLLLESVLYTQGVSTPDEAPGELRSRNFTLDTKLPYRELAAVRQALTTTGSGRYEIVIEAFKDGMFQDLRLLPLAIAALNDPYSEIAEFAMNNILPAYGPAITGYLIEGLNLTGGKSEVRKLKVIAKAGGTEVLEKIFKAAEDGSDDIRAAAIECLGGHDAYLPNLLEWSKDKKKVIREAAYKALATGGSSQGEDRLFEAFAGKKDRELAADALVHCSSAPLVERLSALYMQELRELPQKNEDKKKAEQLWNNIRPFTNVLSGLQNPLLDELYSYVIQDHGRFASLGFTAVINEAAWYKQRAGTEAAFGELQQLEQLDSRYFPHYFRAAQQLMSPEELYKQFGGTVINKLKAVVTKDSARRNKLLMDTIKEQVMQAEEVWYEAAWDPQRERQYRETAMLAPEKIAAAWDPRWLDLFIHRDVPELVCAFARPGHQEARRYLLNKLSEQKDWQHNQRNYDFFPNIFTGLARSGMPDLELHELLISVLENGKSYLPYRFDYILFQQMLRFPASYSGRLEAVIPNQRYYESRAQLEYVVHQLKSQA; from the coding sequence ATGAGTACAGCATTATTGCAAGAGCTACATCAAGAAGTCAGAAGACTATATATCGCCGGCAGTGAACTGGCTGCCGGAGATTTCCGCCTGAAACGGCTGCTTCCGCAGTTTCAGCAGCTCGGTGAGCGGGCGGCAGTCTTCAAACGGCTCGGAGAGGGCATCACCTCTCTGGTGGAACCGGGTGCAGGTGACGGAGCACCTGCCGCAGTGCGGCTGCAGGAGCTGACGCTGCTGTTGGAATCGGTGCTGTATACCCAAGGGGTCAGCACACCTGATGAAGCTCCCGGTGAGCTTCGCAGCCGAAACTTCACTCTCGACACCAAGCTCCCGTACAGGGAGCTGGCCGCAGTGCGGCAGGCCTTGACCACAACAGGCAGCGGCAGGTATGAGATTGTAATTGAAGCCTTTAAGGATGGCATGTTTCAGGATCTGCGCCTGCTTCCGCTGGCTATTGCAGCCTTGAATGATCCCTATTCAGAGATCGCCGAGTTTGCCATGAACAATATTCTTCCTGCATATGGTCCTGCCATCACCGGATACTTGATTGAAGGCCTTAATCTGACGGGCGGCAAGAGCGAAGTCCGCAAGCTGAAGGTCATCGCCAAGGCAGGCGGAACGGAAGTGCTCGAAAAGATCTTCAAGGCGGCTGAAGACGGCAGCGACGATATCCGGGCAGCGGCGATCGAATGCCTCGGAGGGCATGACGCATACCTCCCGAATCTGCTGGAGTGGAGCAAAGACAAGAAAAAAGTCATCCGTGAGGCGGCGTATAAAGCGCTGGCGACAGGCGGATCATCACAGGGCGAGGACCGGCTGTTTGAAGCTTTTGCAGGGAAGAAGGACCGGGAGCTGGCAGCGGATGCTCTGGTGCATTGTTCTTCCGCTCCGCTCGTGGAGAGGCTGTCCGCTCTATATATGCAGGAGCTGCGTGAATTACCGCAGAAGAACGAGGACAAGAAAAAGGCGGAACAGCTGTGGAACAATATCCGGCCGTTTACGAACGTGTTATCCGGGCTGCAGAATCCGCTGCTGGATGAGCTATACAGCTATGTGATCCAGGATCATGGGCGCTTTGCGTCCCTGGGCTTCACAGCTGTAATTAATGAAGCGGCTTGGTACAAACAGAGAGCGGGTACGGAAGCGGCCTTTGGGGAGCTGCAGCAGCTGGAACAACTCGACTCCCGCTATTTCCCCCATTATTTCCGGGCAGCACAGCAGCTGATGTCACCGGAGGAGCTGTACAAGCAATTTGGCGGCACGGTGATTAACAAGCTGAAGGCTGTCGTCACCAAGGATTCTGCCCGGCGGAACAAACTGCTTATGGATACGATCAAAGAGCAGGTTATGCAAGCGGAGGAAGTATGGTATGAAGCAGCCTGGGACCCGCAGAGAGAGCGGCAGTACCGTGAAACGGCAATGCTTGCTCCTGAGAAAATTGCGGCAGCCTGGGACCCGCGCTGGCTGGATTTGTTCATTCATAGGGATGTGCCGGAACTGGTATGCGCTTTTGCCCGTCCTGGTCATCAAGAAGCCCGCCGCTATCTGCTGAACAAGCTGAGTGAGCAGAAGGACTGGCAGCATAATCAGAGAAATTATGACTTTTTTCCGAATATATTCACGGGTCTTGCACGTTCGGGCATGCCGGACCTTGAACTGCATGAACTGCTGATATCCGTGCTGGAGAATGGAAAGAGCTATCTTCCCTACAGATTTGATTATATTCTGTTCCAGCAAATGCTGCGTTTTCCGGCAAGCTACAGCGGCCGGCTGGAAGCAGTTATTCCAAATCAAAGATATTACGAGAGCCGGGCCCAGCTGGAATATGTGGTCCATCAGCTTAAGAGTCAGGCATAA
- a CDS encoding DUF5682 family protein, translated as MKATAEAGVHIFGVRHLSPGGAKHLLEYLNELQPTAVLIEGPSDATDEIRHLTHRSTKPPVAILAFTEDLPVRTALWPLAVYSPEYQGMKWARDNGAEAAFIDLPSSVTLSLQDAMRRDGISGREEVKPEADEAGGPFTEGDKEQESVYSRIARLAGEHDYDMYWERNYEHNANAGAYRAAILSFSAEMRLLSESREQQEQPKEHAYNALREAYMRRQIRETIAAGHAPDKIVVICGAYHASALADLSDVLNDKELEGLPSRSTKLTLMPYSYYKLSTMSGYGAGNGAPQYFEMMWETMAAGRPEELAHLYLSTVASHLRSSGTHRSTAEVIEAVRLAESLAALHGGSAPTLRDLRDAAQTLLGHGELSVIADALARVDVGTAIGHLADGVSQTPIQDDLNRLLKRYKLEKYKSTVATELPLDLRENRRVSSEEAAYLDLNRSMLFHRLKLLGITFAKNRPSGQDAATWAEYWIIQWSPEVEIQVVESTLLGETIEVAAAYMLREKLQACRSIAEASVLIRIACECGMTAQMEEASRVLQGLAVDSRDVVGIAAAARELATIIGFGDIRRVDTLPLTPLLEELFRRGCLFLPDASGCNDEAAGQMIVAMNELNAISLDHSETVDEALWLQELLHLSERDDRNPRLSGFACAILMERGAVSAEEVASEVSRRLSPGIPADLGAGWFEGLSMRNRYGLLSRMSLWEQLNDYINALEDDEFKRALVFLRRAFGTFSPREKTMISELLGELWGVDTEQAAEILTGELKEEEVKMLDDLNDFDFGDL; from the coding sequence GTGAAAGCGACTGCTGAAGCCGGGGTACATATTTTCGGAGTGCGGCACCTGTCTCCGGGCGGCGCGAAGCATCTGCTGGAATACCTGAATGAGCTTCAGCCGACGGCGGTGCTGATCGAAGGCCCAAGCGATGCCACGGATGAAATCCGCCATTTGACGCATCGCTCTACGAAACCTCCGGTAGCCATCTTGGCTTTCACGGAGGATTTGCCGGTACGTACAGCCCTGTGGCCGTTAGCGGTCTATTCACCGGAATATCAGGGCATGAAATGGGCCAGGGACAACGGGGCGGAGGCGGCGTTTATTGATCTTCCTTCCTCGGTAACATTAAGCCTGCAGGATGCTATGCGGCGGGATGGCATTTCCGGGCGGGAAGAAGTGAAGCCTGAAGCAGATGAGGCGGGCGGGCCTTTCACAGAAGGGGATAAGGAACAGGAATCAGTGTACAGCCGGATTGCCCGGCTTGCCGGCGAGCATGACTACGATATGTATTGGGAACGCAATTACGAGCATAACGCGAATGCCGGAGCGTACCGCGCGGCCATTCTTTCGTTCTCCGCCGAAATGCGCCTGCTCTCCGAGAGCAGAGAGCAGCAAGAGCAGCCGAAGGAGCATGCGTATAATGCACTGCGCGAAGCCTATATGCGGCGGCAGATCCGGGAGACCATTGCAGCCGGTCATGCGCCGGACAAAATTGTGGTCATCTGCGGAGCGTACCATGCCTCTGCACTTGCCGATCTATCTGATGTTCTGAACGACAAGGAGCTGGAAGGTCTGCCTTCGCGCAGCACCAAGCTGACGCTGATGCCGTATTCCTACTACAAGCTCTCCACCATGTCAGGCTACGGAGCGGGGAATGGAGCTCCGCAGTACTTTGAGATGATGTGGGAGACGATGGCGGCCGGAAGGCCGGAGGAGCTGGCGCATCTCTATCTGTCTACGGTGGCAAGCCATCTGCGCAGCAGCGGGACTCACCGCTCTACCGCCGAGGTGATCGAGGCGGTGCGGCTGGCGGAGTCGCTGGCTGCGCTGCACGGCGGGAGCGCGCCTACTCTGCGCGATTTACGGGACGCCGCGCAGACGCTGCTGGGCCACGGCGAGCTGTCCGTGATCGCCGACGCCCTGGCGAGGGTGGATGTGGGGACAGCCATCGGCCATCTGGCCGATGGCGTCAGCCAGACCCCCATCCAGGACGATCTGAACCGGCTGCTCAAGCGATATAAGCTGGAGAAGTACAAATCGACGGTAGCCACCGAGCTGCCGCTCGATCTTCGCGAGAACCGCAGAGTGTCCAGCGAGGAAGCCGCCTATCTGGACCTGAACCGGTCGATGTTATTCCATAGGCTGAAGCTGCTGGGCATTACTTTTGCCAAGAACAGGCCCAGCGGGCAAGACGCGGCGACCTGGGCGGAATACTGGATCATCCAGTGGTCGCCGGAGGTGGAGATCCAGGTCGTCGAATCGACACTGCTTGGAGAGACCATTGAAGTTGCTGCTGCGTATATGCTGCGCGAGAAGCTGCAGGCCTGCCGTTCCATCGCTGAGGCCTCGGTGCTTATCCGGATCGCCTGCGAGTGCGGAATGACGGCGCAGATGGAGGAGGCCAGCCGGGTGCTGCAGGGGCTGGCTGTCGACAGCCGCGATGTAGTCGGCATTGCCGCTGCTGCCCGTGAGCTGGCAACGATCATCGGCTTTGGTGACATCCGCAGGGTGGACACCTTGCCGCTCACGCCGCTGCTGGAGGAGCTGTTCCGGCGCGGCTGCCTGTTCCTGCCGGATGCCAGCGGCTGCAATGACGAGGCCGCCGGCCAGATGATTGTGGCGATGAACGAGCTGAACGCCATCTCGCTGGACCACAGCGAAACGGTGGATGAAGCGCTGTGGCTGCAGGAATTGCTGCATCTGTCAGAGCGGGATGACCGCAACCCGCGGCTGTCCGGGTTCGCCTGTGCCATTCTGATGGAGCGTGGAGCGGTCTCTGCTGAAGAGGTTGCATCCGAAGTCTCGCGCCGCTTGTCTCCCGGCATCCCGGCGGATCTCGGGGCGGGCTGGTTTGAGGGCCTGTCGATGCGCAACCGGTATGGACTGCTGTCCAGAATGAGCCTCTGGGAGCAGCTTAACGATTATATCAATGCGCTGGAGGATGATGAATTCAAGCGGGCGCTGGTATTTCTGCGCAGGGCGTTCGGTACCTTCTCGCCAAGGGAGAAAACGATGATCTCCGAGCTGCTCGGCGAGCTGTGGGGGGTGGATACGGAGCAGGCAGCAGAGATTCTTACCGGAGAACTGAAGGAGGAGGAAGTCAAGATGCTGGACGATTTGAATGATTTTGACTTCGGGGATTTGTAG
- a CDS encoding VWA domain-containing protein has translation MRSDYKQESTVTRWRLILGQEAEASLAGYSEGGQLRLTQEEMIMDSALAAIYDETGGGSSSGNSSGGRGKGAGTGHAAVHLSKWLGDVRSYFPEDVVSIIQSDAMERRGWKQLLFEPELLAAVKPDIQLVGTLLSLKGKIPEKTKDTARMLVKALVDDLVKLLETDIRRAVTGALNKRQHSPLPSLSGLDWKLTIQRNLKHYNQERRLIIPERFYYFDRARRSKEWTVIVDIDQSGSMASSIIWASVIGSIFASIPALNTRVVVFDTEVVDLTEQCANDPVDMLFGIQLGGGTDIHKSVKYCEQFIEEPKKTLFIIVSDLYENGNQAGLVRRMRGLRESGVRTMTLLALSDEGKPSYDERLAGQLSRDGTPCFACTPALLPALVEGALKGQDLGELAKRLGAS, from the coding sequence ATGAGAAGCGACTACAAGCAAGAGAGCACAGTGACCCGTTGGCGGCTGATTCTGGGCCAGGAAGCCGAAGCCTCGCTTGCAGGCTATAGCGAAGGCGGACAGCTCCGTCTGACTCAAGAGGAAATGATCATGGATTCAGCGCTTGCCGCCATCTATGATGAGACAGGCGGGGGAAGCAGCTCCGGCAATTCTTCTGGCGGCAGAGGCAAAGGGGCAGGGACCGGCCATGCCGCCGTGCATCTCTCCAAATGGCTTGGCGATGTGCGCAGCTACTTCCCTGAAGATGTGGTATCGATTATCCAGAGCGATGCGATGGAACGCCGGGGCTGGAAGCAGCTGCTGTTTGAGCCGGAGCTGCTGGCGGCGGTGAAGCCGGATATCCAGCTGGTAGGCACGCTTCTGTCACTGAAGGGCAAAATCCCGGAGAAGACCAAAGACACCGCAAGAATGCTGGTTAAGGCGCTGGTGGATGACCTGGTCAAGCTGCTGGAGACCGATATCCGCCGCGCCGTTACCGGGGCGCTGAACAAGCGGCAGCATTCTCCGCTGCCGTCCCTCAGCGGGCTGGACTGGAAGCTGACCATCCAGCGGAACCTCAAGCATTATAACCAGGAGCGGCGGTTGATTATTCCTGAGCGGTTTTATTATTTTGACCGGGCGCGCCGGAGCAAGGAATGGACCGTTATTGTTGATATTGACCAGAGCGGATCGATGGCCAGCTCGATTATCTGGGCCTCGGTCATCGGTTCCATCTTCGCCAGCATTCCGGCGCTGAACACCCGTGTAGTGGTCTTCGATACGGAAGTCGTGGATTTGACTGAGCAGTGTGCGAATGATCCGGTGGATATGCTTTTCGGGATTCAGCTTGGCGGGGGAACGGATATCCACAAATCGGTGAAGTACTGCGAGCAGTTCATTGAAGAACCGAAGAAGACGCTGTTTATTATCGTCTCGGATCTGTATGAGAATGGCAATCAGGCCGGGCTGGTCCGGCGGATGCGCGGGCTGCGCGAATCGGGTGTCCGCACGATGACGCTGCTGGCGCTGTCAGATGAAGGCAAACCCTCCTATGATGAACGGCTGGCCGGACAGCTGTCCCGTGACGGTACACCTTGCTTCGCCTGTACGCCGGCCCTGCTGCCCGCACTCGTAGAAGGAGCGCTTAAGGGCCAGGATCTCGGCGAGCTGGCCAAACGTCTCGGGGCTTCCTGA
- the asd gene encoding aspartate-semialdehyde dehydrogenase, which translates to MSSKLRAGIVGGTGMVGQRFIALLENHPWFQVTAIAASANSAGKTYEESVKNRWKLSTPMPEAVKSIMVQDASKVEEVAKDVDLIFCAVDMKKEEIKALEEAYARTGTPVISNNSAHRWTPDVPMVIPEINPEHLEVIAQQRKRLGTETGFIAVKPNCSIQSYMPTLHALQDFKPSKVVVTTYQAISGAGKTFADWPEMVDNVIPYIGGEEEKSEQEPLRIWGNVTDEGIVKSEQPVITTQCIRVPVADGHMAAVFASFEQKPSKEEILERWNSFQGRPQALGLPSAPKQFITYFAEENRPQTQLDRDIENGMGISAGRLREDSLYDYKFVSLSHNTVRGAAGGAVLIAELLKAEGYIQPK; encoded by the coding sequence ATGTCAAGTAAGTTGAGAGCGGGTATCGTCGGGGGTACCGGTATGGTGGGCCAGCGTTTTATTGCACTGCTTGAGAATCATCCATGGTTTCAGGTGACGGCTATTGCTGCAAGTGCAAACTCGGCAGGCAAGACTTATGAAGAATCGGTCAAAAACAGATGGAAGCTGTCCACTCCAATGCCAGAAGCCGTCAAAAGCATTATGGTTCAGGATGCCTCCAAGGTGGAGGAAGTGGCTAAGGACGTCGATCTGATTTTCTGTGCCGTTGATATGAAAAAGGAAGAAATTAAGGCGCTGGAAGAAGCCTATGCGCGCACAGGAACTCCAGTCATTTCGAATAACTCGGCGCACCGCTGGACGCCTGATGTTCCTATGGTGATCCCTGAGATCAACCCGGAGCATCTGGAAGTGATCGCCCAGCAGCGTAAACGTCTGGGTACGGAAACCGGCTTTATCGCCGTGAAGCCCAACTGCTCGATTCAGAGCTACATGCCTACATTGCATGCGCTTCAGGATTTCAAGCCTTCGAAGGTTGTAGTTACAACCTACCAGGCGATTTCCGGGGCAGGCAAGACGTTTGCCGATTGGCCGGAAATGGTCGATAATGTTATCCCTTATATTGGCGGCGAAGAAGAGAAGAGCGAGCAGGAGCCGCTGCGGATCTGGGGCAATGTGACGGATGAAGGCATCGTAAAAAGCGAGCAGCCTGTCATTACGACCCAGTGTATCCGTGTGCCGGTTGCTGACGGCCACATGGCCGCTGTGTTCGCTTCCTTTGAGCAGAAACCGTCCAAGGAAGAGATTCTGGAACGCTGGAACAGCTTTCAGGGCCGTCCGCAGGCGCTCGGCCTGCCAAGCGCCCCTAAGCAGTTCATTACCTATTTCGCAGAGGAAAACCGTCCGCAGACGCAGCTGGACCGCGACATCGAGAACGGCATGGGCATTTCGGCCGGCAGACTCCGCGAGGATTCGCTGTATGATTATAAATTTGTCAGCCTGTCCCACAATACGGTAAGAGGCGCCGCCGGCGGCGCGGTGCTGATCGCCGAGCTGCTCAAAGCTGAAGGATATATCCAGCCGAAATAA
- a CDS encoding DUF3934 family protein codes for MKASRILNTGWSDQVAKSKGGGTGRGTGSKGWTRWNKTAKPVKAAKGRPAGGPGGKRAAAKGGSARQTGSSK; via the coding sequence ATGAAGGCAAGCCGAATACTAAATACCGGGTGGAGTGATCAAGTGGCAAAAAGTAAAGGCGGCGGCACAGGCAGAGGCACAGGGAGCAAAGGCTGGACCCGCTGGAACAAAACGGCTAAGCCTGTGAAGGCGGCCAAAGGTAGACCTGCCGGGGGACCTGGCGGCAAAAGAGCCGCGGCAAAGGGCGGCAGTGCACGACAAACCGGGAGCAGCAAGTAA
- a CDS encoding pseudouridine synthase, which translates to MRINKYISESGLYPRRETDRFIAAGRITINGQPCTKGAQVEPGDLVAVDGEPVTMVTKKLVYLALNKPAGITCTSSREVEGNIIDFVGYPSRIFAVGRLDKYSEGLILLTNDGSIVNRMMHAENGHEKEYLVAVDKPVTDEFLHRMAAGVDILGTRTLPCETGRLSDTEFRIVLKQGLNLQIRRMCKELGYRVLRLERIRIMNIVLSGLERGQWRHLEQAELAGLFALLNHSED; encoded by the coding sequence ATGAGAATCAACAAGTACATAAGCGAGAGCGGGCTTTATCCGCGCCGGGAGACCGACAGATTCATTGCTGCCGGGCGGATTACGATCAATGGGCAGCCTTGTACAAAAGGTGCGCAAGTGGAGCCGGGGGACCTTGTAGCCGTCGACGGAGAGCCGGTCACAATGGTCACAAAAAAGCTGGTATATCTGGCACTTAACAAGCCTGCAGGCATTACCTGCACATCCTCCCGTGAGGTAGAAGGGAATATTATTGATTTTGTGGGATACCCGTCCCGGATTTTTGCGGTGGGCAGGCTCGATAAATATTCGGAAGGCCTGATCCTTCTCACCAATGACGGCTCCATCGTGAACCGGATGATGCATGCAGAGAACGGGCATGAGAAGGAATACTTGGTTGCCGTAGACAAACCTGTGACGGATGAGTTTTTGCACAGGATGGCTGCCGGCGTGGATATCCTGGGCACCCGGACTCTGCCATGCGAGACGGGCAGGCTCAGCGATACTGAATTTCGGATTGTGCTCAAGCAAGGGTTGAATCTGCAAATCCGCCGGATGTGCAAGGAGCTGGGTTACCGGGTGCTCCGGCTGGAGCGGATCAGGATTATGAATATTGTACTGAGCGGGCTGGAGAGAGGGCAGTGGAGGCATCTGGAGCAGGCCGAACTGGCGGGACTTTTTGCATTGTTAAACCATTCTGAAGATTAG
- a CDS encoding ABC transporter ATP-binding protein translates to MSQGFGTNGGHGRLKFDDENKKTNLSKALLLRIAGYFIPYWKQTLLVMAVLIVSAVLGLLPPLFIQQIIDQALPDKNFRLLVLLVLASLGTTVVSGLLGVLQNYLNSFISLHIVYDMKNQMYRHLQKMPLQFYSGVQQGEVITRMTSDISGVQGVFSSTVVNFASNLFILVSTAVTLFIMNWKLALLGIFVIPLFVVPTRKMGNLSWKLAKQTQEKISEQNQIVQETLSISGYLLMKLFTKESAEYTKFQTVNSEATSLQIRQSMAGRWFMMVLSTFTSIGPLLIYLYGGYLFIHGELSIGAIVAFVALLGRLYGPVMQMTNLYVEIKRSAALFERIFDYFDMKPLIVDQPEARFISAEGRDITFHEVSFAYQADKTALHGISFTAAAGTLTALVGPSGAGKTTITNLIPRLYETDSGAITIGGSNIRDFTLESLRAQIGLVTQDTYLFNGTIRENLMYADPGASEDRIITVCQAAYIHDFIMSLPDGYDTVVGNRGVKLSGGEKQRISIARVLLKNPPVIIMDEATSSLDTASEYYIQQAMHTLLQGKTSIVIAHRLSTIMAADQILVVQAGTIVEAGTHQSLLEQHGVYRDLYDKQYEPKVLT, encoded by the coding sequence ATGTCCCAAGGTTTTGGAACGAACGGCGGTCATGGCCGCTTAAAATTCGACGATGAGAACAAAAAAACTAATCTGAGCAAAGCGCTATTGCTGCGCATAGCCGGATATTTCATTCCTTACTGGAAGCAGACGCTGCTCGTGATGGCGGTGCTGATTGTGTCTGCTGTCCTTGGCCTGCTGCCGCCCTTGTTTATTCAGCAGATTATCGACCAGGCTCTGCCGGATAAAAATTTCCGGTTGCTTGTTCTGCTTGTGCTTGCTTCACTGGGAACAACGGTCGTATCCGGATTGCTGGGCGTGCTGCAGAATTATTTGAATTCCTTTATCTCGCTGCACATTGTCTACGATATGAAAAATCAGATGTACCGCCATCTGCAAAAGATGCCGCTGCAGTTCTACTCCGGGGTCCAGCAGGGTGAAGTGATCACGCGGATGACCAGCGATATTTCGGGAGTCCAGGGTGTGTTCAGCAGCACCGTGGTCAATTTTGCCAGCAATCTGTTCATTCTGGTCTCCACGGCGGTAACGTTGTTCATTATGAACTGGAAGCTGGCTCTGCTGGGAATCTTTGTGATTCCTTTGTTCGTAGTTCCTACACGCAAGATGGGCAATCTCAGCTGGAAGCTGGCCAAGCAGACCCAGGAGAAAATCTCTGAGCAGAATCAGATCGTCCAGGAAACGCTCAGCATCAGCGGGTATCTGCTTATGAAGCTGTTCACGAAAGAATCTGCGGAGTATACCAAATTCCAGACAGTCAACTCGGAAGCCACCAGCCTGCAAATCCGGCAATCGATGGCCGGCCGCTGGTTCATGATGGTTCTGTCCACGTTCACCAGTATCGGTCCGCTTCTGATTTACTTGTATGGCGGGTATCTGTTCATCCATGGGGAGCTGTCTATAGGGGCCATCGTAGCCTTTGTCGCCCTGCTCGGCAGGCTGTACGGTCCTGTGATGCAGATGACCAACCTGTATGTAGAGATCAAGCGCTCAGCAGCGCTGTTTGAGCGGATTTTTGATTATTTCGATATGAAGCCGCTGATTGTCGATCAGCCGGAAGCCCGGTTCATCAGCGCTGAGGGCAGAGATATCACGTTTCATGAGGTTTCTTTTGCCTATCAGGCGGATAAAACAGCGCTGCACGGAATCTCGTTCACTGCCGCTGCCGGCACCCTCACCGCGCTGGTCGGCCCCAGCGGAGCGGGCAAAACAACCATTACCAATCTCATCCCGCGCCTCTATGAAACGGATTCGGGTGCCATCACAATTGGGGGCAGCAATATCCGGGACTTCACACTGGAATCTCTTCGTGCGCAGATCGGCCTGGTGACGCAGGACACTTATCTGTTCAACGGGACGATCCGGGAGAATCTGATGTACGCAGACCCCGGAGCCAGCGAAGACCGGATCATTACCGTCTGCCAGGCTGCATATATCCATGATTTTATTATGAGTCTGCCTGACGGGTATGACACCGTGGTGGGCAACCGGGGCGTCAAGCTGTCCGGAGGCGAGAAGCAGCGGATCTCCATCGCCCGTGTACTGCTGAAGAATCCGCCGGTCATCATCATGGATGAAGCTACCTCTTCCCTCGATACTGCCTCGGAATATTATATCCAGCAAGCTATGCATACCCTGCTCCAGGGCAAGACAAGCATCGTGATCGCCCATCGACTCTCCACCATCATGGCGGCGGACCAGATTCTCGTCGTGCAGGCCGGGACCATTGTCGAGGCAGGGACGCATCAGTCGCTTCTTGAACAGCATGGGGTATACAGGGATTTATACGACAAGCAGTACGAGCCCAAGGTGTTGACTTAA
- a CDS encoding MarR family winged helix-turn-helix transcriptional regulator, whose protein sequence is MADREQTIEVYQSFFAVARQLKRLAHQSAANLGLTVHQIGILNFLRQHPGQTQKEVTERLVFNKSRVSLQIDALALKELVTRSVSELDRRETRLYLTEEGEALCLRYNEEAWSHKVLGEALEQFSAQELEQLIHMNKLLLLHLNP, encoded by the coding sequence ATGGCGGATCGGGAACAAACCATAGAAGTGTATCAGTCGTTTTTTGCAGTAGCCCGTCAGCTTAAGCGGCTCGCTCATCAAAGTGCGGCTAACCTTGGGCTGACTGTTCATCAGATCGGCATTCTGAATTTCCTGAGGCAGCACCCCGGGCAGACCCAGAAAGAGGTTACAGAACGCCTGGTGTTCAATAAAAGCCGGGTCAGTCTGCAAATCGACGCCCTCGCGCTTAAGGAGCTGGTCACCCGTTCAGTTTCCGAGCTGGACCGCAGGGAGACAAGGCTGTATCTCACGGAAGAAGGCGAGGCGTTATGCCTCCGTTATAACGAGGAAGCTTGGTCCCATAAGGTGCTGGGAGAAGCTCTGGAGCAATTCTCGGCGCAGGAGCTGGAACAGCTGATTCACATGAACAAGCTGCTGCTGCTGCATCTGAACCCCTAA
- the thiE gene encoding thiamine phosphate synthase: protein MQRMDSEHVRRLLKLYFIMGSANCLKTPLETLVEAMDGGITLFQYREKGSTAFTGQAYVELAQLLQQKCRERKIPFIVNDDIDLAVALDADGVHVGQKDAPARSIRERLGAHKIIGVSAHNLKEAQQAIADGADYLGVGPVYPTSSKDDAEAVQGTGVIEELRRSGLTIPLVGIGGITAANARPVIQAGADGISVISAIAGAADIRGAARNFLRVIQQ from the coding sequence ATGCAGCGGATGGACAGCGAACATGTACGCAGACTGCTGAAGCTGTACTTCATCATGGGCAGTGCGAACTGCCTGAAAACTCCACTGGAGACACTCGTTGAAGCAATGGATGGCGGGATCACTTTATTCCAGTACCGCGAAAAGGGCAGCACAGCTTTCACCGGGCAGGCGTATGTTGAGCTTGCACAGCTGCTCCAGCAGAAGTGCCGGGAGCGCAAGATTCCTTTTATCGTAAACGATGACATTGATCTGGCCGTTGCCCTGGACGCAGACGGCGTACATGTGGGGCAGAAGGATGCCCCGGCACGTTCCATCCGTGAGCGGCTGGGAGCGCACAAAATCATCGGTGTCTCCGCCCATAACCTGAAGGAAGCACAGCAGGCGATTGCCGACGGTGCCGATTATCTGGGAGTCGGACCGGTGTATCCTACTTCCTCCAAGGACGATGCTGAAGCGGTTCAAGGAACAGGAGTGATTGAGGAGCTGCGCCGCAGCGGACTTACCATTCCACTTGTGGGGATCGGCGGAATCACAGCGGCCAATGCACGGCCGGTAATCCAGGCGGGTGCCGACGGAATCTCTGTGATCTCCGCAATCGCCGGAGCTGCCGACATTCGTGGTGCCGCCCGGAATTTTCTGCGGGTGATTCAGCAGTAG